The region ACGTGCGACGCGGGGATGCTCAAGGCGAGCGAGACCAGCTCGTCCTCGTTCTGCACCGCCTTCACCGGCAACAGGTCCCCGGCTCCGACGTCCCGGGTGAGCGTCTTGCCCACCGGATCGCTGCTGGCCGCCAGGTAGATCACCGCGTGGTCGTCGAGCCGGACGTCGACCGTCTCGACGTCGGACTCCGTCAACATCGTGCCGGCCGCGAGGTCCGCAGTCACCGCCCACACCTTGACGGTCTCGTCGGACGCCGAGACGATTCGCGCCCCCGCCACCACGCAGGCCGCGACGAGCAGCAGCCCGATGATCATCCGAAGATCGAGCCATCGCGGGGTCCGGGAGCGCCGGGCCGGCGGTGAGGGCGGCAGGTCACTGGCTGTCGGGGCGACACGACTGGCGGTCATGCTTTCTCCCTCGGACGTCAAAGCACCGGGACGTGGTGAGAATAAGGACCAGTGGTCTCGGTTCAGTAACATGCACACACCCTGTGGACAACCCCGGCGGCGCTGGCCGGGGGCCCTACAGTGGTGACAGCCGACCGATGAGGAGTCTCATGGCACCCGCGCGCTTTCTCAAGCTGACCGACGTCGCCGACACTCTCAACATCTCGAGCGCCCAGGCATACGCTCTGGTGCGCAACGGCGAGCTGCCGGCGATCAAGGTGGGCGGCCGGGGTCAGTGGCGCGTCGAGACCACCGAGCTCGAGGCCTACATCCAGCGGATGTACGCCCGGACCGAGCAGCTGGTCGCCGAGAGCGCGCTGGACGAGTCTGCGGACACGTAGCTACTGCGCACTGCTGCGGCGCACGTACCGGATCGCGGTGATCGGTACCGAACGCGCGCCCTGCACATCCCGGGCTCGCCGCGGCTCGCCGACGGGGTGTACCGCAAGATCCACGAAATCGGCGCCCACGCGGTCGATCGTTCCCGCGATGACGCCGTTGCCGCCCAGACCGATCTGCACCGCTGACCGGTCCGCCGCGATGCCCCGCAGCGCGTGCCGCAGCCCGAGCCCCTCGTAGACCCGGCGGGCAGCCGCATTGAGCCCGGGCGCCGCGGGCCGCGGAAGGTCGGCGACCTGGACGACGTGGGCAGTGGCGATCAGCCAACTGGCCGGTCCTGACTCCAGCACCAGCCACCCGCTGCCCACCGCACTCAACGTGCCGGCACAACGCTGCGGCCCGTCGACCTCGATCGTCACGACGGTCCCCACGGCTGCTCGCAGCCTGCCCGCCATCGTGACCTGCCCGGTCTCGTGCCGGGCGCGCTCGGCCGCCTCACCCAGCATGTCGGCACGGTCCCGCGCCGCCTCGGCCGCCTCGATGTCGGCCAGTAACCGCTCCCAACGCATGCCTCGACCTTCCCGCACGGCAACGCGACCCGTCAACTTTCCACACATTGACGCACTTTATTGACATTTGATGCTGTTTGATGTTGTTTAATCTCATTCATTGCTGATCGAGGAGATAGGTGAGTTCCCGATGACCGTGCGGCTGACCAGGGT is a window of Blastococcus sp. Marseille-P5729 DNA encoding:
- a CDS encoding helix-turn-helix domain-containing protein; protein product: MAPARFLKLTDVADTLNISSAQAYALVRNGELPAIKVGGRGQWRVETTELEAYIQRMYARTEQLVAESALDESADT
- a CDS encoding SAF domain-containing protein — translated: MTASRVAPTASDLPPSPPARRSRTPRWLDLRMIIGLLLVAACVVAGARIVSASDETVKVWAVTADLAAGTMLTESDVETVDVRLDDHAVIYLAASSDPVGKTLTRDVGAGDLLPVKAVQNEDELVSLALSIPASHVPITVSRGDRVSLYATAAPPAGAQQEPASTSLVVESVTVAEVSERSQGALSVGSGELQVVVKVPSCAVGQILDGTVQKVLTLVEVTGTTAAPPVC